A single region of the Pseudomonas sp. GGS8 genome encodes:
- the proS gene encoding proline--tRNA ligase, translating into MKNAISPTRSENFSEWFQQVISQSELAENSPVRGCMVIRPWGYGIWEQIQRELDQKFKDTDHVNAYFPLLIPLSFLQKEAEHVDGFAKECAVVTHHRLEQTADGKLTPAGELEEPLIIRPTSETVIGASFSRWVQSYRDLPLLINQWANVLRWEMRPRIFLRTSEFLWQEGHTVHGSSEEALDETLKMLDIYERFAVEHLAIPVIKGEKCSWERFPGAVSTYTIEAMMQDGKALQAGTSHFLGQNFAQASDIRFVNKEGVKELAWTTSWGVSTRLIGAMIMAHGDDDGLVIPPLVAPTQVIIVPIVRSEQDAEAIHAYCDKLQRQISRKRLKGQNLRASVDKRDMNGGEKKWYHIKRGVPVRVEVGIKELEQNMVSYSCRDNSKNTLKIEMNSFVKDLPKTLQAIQTGMLENARKKLSSNTKTVTTLENFKQAFQHKDKLNTFVIAPFIDDENVEKTISELGVTVRCIPLAQPKVAATCLFTGQPTQSWALYAKSY; encoded by the coding sequence ATGAAAAACGCAATATCACCTACAAGAAGTGAAAACTTTTCCGAATGGTTTCAACAAGTCATCAGCCAGTCCGAACTGGCTGAAAACTCTCCCGTTAGAGGTTGCATGGTCATCCGCCCTTGGGGCTATGGCATATGGGAGCAAATTCAACGAGAGCTCGATCAAAAATTCAAGGATACAGACCATGTGAACGCATATTTCCCGCTTTTGATCCCATTATCCTTTCTTCAAAAAGAAGCAGAACATGTCGATGGTTTTGCCAAGGAGTGCGCAGTCGTAACCCATCACCGTCTGGAACAGACAGCAGATGGAAAACTCACTCCCGCAGGCGAACTGGAAGAGCCTTTGATCATCAGGCCTACCAGCGAAACGGTGATTGGTGCCTCCTTTTCACGATGGGTGCAAAGTTATCGGGATTTGCCGCTACTCATCAACCAGTGGGCCAACGTCCTGCGCTGGGAAATGCGTCCAAGGATCTTCCTGCGCACCTCAGAGTTCCTGTGGCAGGAAGGCCACACCGTTCACGGCTCCAGTGAAGAGGCCTTGGACGAGACGCTGAAGATGCTGGATATCTATGAGCGGTTTGCTGTCGAGCACCTGGCCATACCAGTAATCAAGGGCGAAAAGTGCTCATGGGAACGTTTCCCGGGCGCCGTCAGCACCTACACCATCGAGGCAATGATGCAGGACGGCAAGGCCCTGCAGGCGGGAACTTCACACTTTCTGGGACAGAACTTTGCCCAAGCTTCAGACATTCGCTTCGTGAACAAAGAAGGGGTAAAAGAGCTGGCCTGGACCACTTCATGGGGGGTTTCCACGCGTTTGATTGGTGCCATGATCATGGCCCATGGCGATGATGACGGATTGGTGATCCCACCGCTGGTGGCACCGACGCAAGTCATCATTGTTCCGATCGTACGCAGTGAACAGGATGCCGAAGCCATCCACGCCTACTGCGATAAGTTGCAAAGGCAGATCTCCCGGAAAAGACTGAAGGGGCAAAACCTGCGTGCCAGCGTTGATAAGCGGGACATGAATGGCGGCGAAAAAAAGTGGTATCACATCAAGCGCGGTGTGCCTGTTCGGGTCGAAGTCGGGATAAAGGAATTGGAACAGAACATGGTTTCTTATTCCTGCAGAGACAACAGCAAGAACACGTTAAAAATAGAGATGAATAGCTTCGTTAAAGACTTGCCAAAAACCCTGCAGGCTATTCAGACAGGCATGCTTGAAAATGCCCGAAAAAAACTGTCGAGCAACACCAAAACAGTTACTACGCTTGAGAACTTCAAACAAGCCTTTCAACACAAGGACAAACTCAATACATTCGTTATCGCCCCCTTCATTGATGACGAGAATGTTGAGAAAACCATTAGCGAACTGGGTGTAACCGTTCGATGCATTCCACTCGCTCAACCCAAGGTTGCAGCCACTTGTTTATTTACAGGGCAACCCACCCAATCCTGGGCACTGTATGCAAAGTCATATTGA
- a CDS encoding MFS transporter, with the protein MDVFNRMGMSRLFSGSALVVPLSFFPTLARAAFLSYFLIFLKERFDLSVDQIGLFVGGFILLSSVSSLVFGSVLDRLSIKALMLTSSIIQSAVYLSLFMFNSLALVFILCLLLNLAYLSLETAVRMCIARLFAPQETASVLSLKYTFTNAAYALGPLIGLWLNRQGVSPLLFCSVSALIFIVVIVSPFTLPSVVDRQNVEGEGWFGSLAIMAKDRNLLKFSVASVLLAGVFGQFHMYVGQYLITTHSTAQMYEIINVVFVTNALTSILLQYLIGRRVAAERFRYWICACIVAFMIGLIGFAFSSTFYAWVFFTAIFTVGEIIIQPLEFFYITRIAPAHMAGAYYSSQNLTYLGAASTPVVCGFILAGFNPLYFLLYLLVLLMVGGVILYVEGGKLIQPETKKPLVNGAVGDQGSI; encoded by the coding sequence ATGGACGTATTTAACCGTATGGGCATGAGTCGGCTGTTCAGCGGCTCGGCTCTAGTGGTTCCTTTGTCGTTTTTCCCGACATTGGCACGGGCGGCTTTTCTGTCCTACTTCCTGATTTTTCTGAAGGAGCGCTTCGACCTTTCGGTGGATCAGATCGGGCTGTTTGTCGGCGGGTTTATTCTCCTGAGCTCAGTGTCCAGCCTGGTCTTCGGCTCGGTGCTCGACAGGCTGAGTATCAAGGCCTTGATGCTGACCTCGTCCATCATCCAGTCGGCGGTGTACCTGAGCTTGTTCATGTTCAACTCATTGGCCCTGGTCTTTATCCTGTGTCTGTTGCTCAATCTGGCCTACCTGTCCCTGGAGACGGCTGTGCGCATGTGCATCGCTCGATTGTTTGCCCCCCAGGAAACCGCGTCGGTGCTGTCGCTCAAATACACCTTCACCAATGCCGCGTATGCATTGGGTCCGCTGATCGGACTTTGGCTGAATCGCCAAGGCGTTTCACCATTGCTGTTCTGCAGCGTTTCGGCGTTGATCTTTATTGTGGTTATCGTCAGTCCGTTTACATTGCCGAGCGTGGTCGATCGGCAAAACGTCGAAGGCGAAGGGTGGTTCGGTTCGCTGGCAATCATGGCCAAGGATCGCAATCTGCTGAAGTTCTCGGTGGCCAGTGTATTGTTGGCCGGTGTGTTCGGTCAGTTTCACATGTACGTGGGCCAATACCTGATCACGACCCATTCCACCGCGCAAATGTACGAGATCATCAATGTGGTGTTTGTCACCAATGCGCTGACCTCGATCCTGTTGCAATACCTGATCGGCCGAAGGGTGGCAGCTGAACGCTTCAGATATTGGATCTGTGCCTGCATTGTGGCGTTCATGATCGGGTTGATAGGGTTTGCGTTCTCCAGCACCTTCTATGCTTGGGTCTTCTTCACTGCCATTTTTACTGTGGGGGAAATCATCATTCAGCCACTTGAGTTTTTCTACATCACCCGGATAGCACCGGCGCACATGGCAGGGGCTTACTACAGTTCGCAAAACCTCACTTATCTGGGGGCAGCGTCGACGCCGGTGGTGTGTGGTTTCATTCTCGCCGGCTTCAATCCCCTGTATTTTTTGTTGTACTTGCTGGTGTTGCTGATGGTGGGTGGGGTGATTCTCTATGTAGAAGGAGGAAAGTTAATCCAGCCGGAAACAAAAAAGCCCCTGGTAAACGGGGCTGTTGGTGATCAGGGATCAATATGA
- a CDS encoding class I SAM-dependent methyltransferase yields MARPLSAAYANKSEIYDSARPSYPQEAILFIQRQLDLSLGLPVLDVGSGTGILTRQLAATGMPMIGIEPDANMLAKARANTGQPNANYRSGTAEQLGAAPRSIAALVCGQSFHWFEPGKTQAEFRRVLATDNPVILIWNIRSPDCNVFHRAYEQLLNDVFERYAETLQIDEALESRIQQFFTGPFEERIFHNSQQLSASGLLERTMSCSYAAHPGTLEYREASYALNNLHQQYQQNGFVSLNYQTRVVYGRI; encoded by the coding sequence ATGGCCCGTCCCCTGTCTGCCGCCTACGCCAACAAATCCGAAATTTATGACAGTGCCAGACCTTCCTATCCGCAAGAGGCCATCCTGTTCATCCAGCGTCAGCTCGATTTATCGCTGGGATTGCCAGTGCTGGATGTCGGATCGGGAACCGGGATACTGACCCGGCAATTGGCGGCTACCGGCATGCCTATGATTGGAATAGAACCTGACGCAAACATGCTGGCCAAGGCCAGAGCAAACACCGGGCAGCCAAACGCGAACTACCGTTCCGGAACGGCCGAGCAACTGGGTGCTGCGCCGCGCTCGATAGCGGCGCTGGTGTGCGGGCAGTCTTTTCACTGGTTCGAACCAGGCAAGACCCAGGCTGAATTCCGACGAGTGCTGGCGACCGATAATCCAGTGATCCTCATCTGGAATATTCGTAGCCCCGACTGCAACGTTTTTCACCGTGCTTACGAACAACTGCTAAATGACGTCTTCGAGCGTTATGCAGAAACGTTGCAGATCGACGAAGCCCTGGAAAGCCGGATCCAGCAGTTTTTTACCGGCCCCTTCGAGGAGCGCATTTTTCACAACAGTCAGCAATTGAGCGCGTCGGGCCTGCTAGAAAGAACCATGTCCTGTTCCTATGCGGCGCATCCAGGAACACTCGAATATCGTGAGGCCAGTTACGCTTTGAACAACTTGCATCAGCAATACCAACAAAACGGTTTTGTCTCACTCAACTATCAAACGCGCGTGGTCTATGGACGTATTTAA
- a CDS encoding serine hydrolase, with protein sequence MRVEPEVQDWLDSGGWPLHVIGQRMIERAQHEPACSYRWCIYDVVRGTRHAFNEHARVPASSTRKLYILVAVLLLIEHGELALSDSVVVDNQKAGVQTCGGLWLLDSPRVFTVAELLKLMMGLSDNVATFYLVDMLRLERLNTLSTVLGLAGTWHLSAVPSQALTANHPLSAVNTTTASDLVTALSILVEGANNRLPAGGAFIRRELCEFGLNSMRAQQDTTAVRSWLTDLDQVGDKHGIGYRNYNNVAYLAHGGAVRIIFSIIVDDLHRIESPMPAFAHARDFIALFSRLLNDYTRLEYPSKEL encoded by the coding sequence ATGAGGGTTGAACCTGAGGTACAGGATTGGTTGGACAGCGGTGGTTGGCCATTGCATGTTATCGGGCAGCGGATGATCGAACGGGCACAGCATGAGCCGGCCTGCTCCTACCGCTGGTGCATATACGATGTGGTTCGCGGCACTCGTCATGCGTTCAATGAGCACGCCCGTGTTCCCGCCTCAAGTACCCGCAAGCTTTACATCCTGGTGGCGGTGCTGCTGCTGATTGAACATGGGGAGCTGGCACTGAGCGACAGCGTCGTGGTGGATAACCAGAAAGCAGGCGTTCAAACCTGTGGCGGTCTTTGGTTGCTGGACAGCCCCCGGGTATTCACCGTGGCGGAACTGCTCAAGTTGATGATGGGACTAAGCGACAACGTCGCCACCTTCTATCTTGTGGATATGCTCCGTCTTGAACGCTTGAATACGTTGTCGACTGTACTTGGGTTGGCCGGGACTTGGCATTTATCGGCGGTGCCGAGTCAGGCGTTGACTGCCAATCACCCGTTGAGCGCAGTCAATACCACTACGGCGTCGGACCTGGTGACGGCCCTGTCGATATTGGTCGAAGGTGCAAACAATCGCTTGCCTGCGGGCGGGGCTTTTATCCGCCGGGAGTTGTGCGAGTTCGGCCTGAACAGCATGCGCGCGCAGCAAGATACCACTGCGGTCAGGAGCTGGCTGACCGATCTGGACCAGGTAGGCGACAAACACGGCATCGGCTATCGCAACTACAACAACGTCGCATACCTGGCCCATGGCGGCGCTGTAAGAATCATTTTTTCGATCATCGTTGACGACCTGCATCGCATTGAAAGCCCCATGCCGGCCTTCGCTCACGCCAGGGATTTCATCGCCCTGTTTTCCCGTTTGCTGAATGACTACACCAGGCTTGAATACCCCTCCAAGGAGCTTTGA
- a CDS encoding thioesterase II family protein, whose protein sequence is MSAEPLTLLCFSYAGGSAGFYARWRRVLPHVRVIPVDIPGRGRAQDTSALVTRDGLIDYLLTHYARWCVPPFALFGHSLGGRIAFEFQWVLEQTRGLKAVRLFVSGCLAPERFAEAMRIRERDLSDLTLLRVLADLGGTPPELMANPALMDVALPMIRADFQLAIDLSKSAVTPVSVPIDLLLGSRDKVTRLFEDYPGWTRHTSCGCQVSVIEGDHFFIRSQAISVARLVGEKLQEFVLNEG, encoded by the coding sequence ATGAGTGCTGAACCGCTGACGCTGCTGTGCTTCTCGTACGCGGGTGGCAGCGCTGGGTTCTACGCGCGCTGGCGTCGTGTGTTGCCGCACGTCAGGGTAATTCCGGTCGACATTCCGGGACGGGGTCGGGCACAGGACACATCTGCGTTGGTCACCCGCGACGGACTGATCGACTACTTGCTAACCCACTACGCTCGATGGTGCGTCCCTCCCTTTGCACTCTTCGGACACAGTCTGGGCGGGCGTATCGCGTTTGAGTTCCAGTGGGTGCTGGAACAAACGCGGGGGCTCAAAGCTGTGCGGTTGTTCGTAAGCGGATGCCTGGCACCTGAACGGTTTGCCGAAGCCATGCGTATCCGCGAGCGGGATCTGAGCGATTTAACCTTATTGCGGGTGCTGGCAGATCTGGGGGGAACACCACCGGAATTGATGGCCAATCCGGCACTGATGGACGTGGCACTACCTATGATCAGGGCCGATTTTCAGCTGGCTATCGACCTTTCGAAAAGCGCCGTCACTCCTGTTTCCGTGCCTATCGATCTGTTGCTGGGCAGCCGGGACAAGGTCACCAGACTCTTCGAAGACTATCCAGGCTGGACACGTCATACCTCCTGTGGATGCCAGGTGTCAGTCATTGAGGGGGATCATTTTTTTATTCGTTCCCAAGCAATATCGGTCGCCAGGCTGGTGGGGGAAAAACTGCAGGAGTTTGTATTGAATGAGGGTTGA
- a CDS encoding type I polyketide synthase has translation MHDHEEYQRPSDESGIAIVGMSCRFPGATSIHQYWQNLLNGVESIHIETYADGQILARAELPGIEDFDYGFFGFSYKEAQLLDPQHRVLLECAWEVLEDASLHAQTGSVGVFCGAGPSSYFINNVHGLRARDSACGLYQSSEALAQFMASDKEFLASRIAYKLNCCGPAVNVQAACATSMFGIQAAIQALLLRECDAALVGAAAVSVPQSIPYYFEPGMPFSADGHCRQFDVKASGTVFGSGAAVVGLKRLGDALADGDQIHAVIRSVATNNDGAHRAGMSAPSVAGQARVIREALDIAGVGPEQISYVEAHGTATPIGDPIEIKALANAFADRDREHTCYLGSVKGNIGHLGWAAGMAGLIKAVLIARHKVIPPTLNFEQYNPQLYIEETPFTVNRQQVVITTPHVIVGVSSFGLGGNNSHLIVETAPAPKVDSSSIDHERLCLIPVSARERDGLQQLCAGYRQFLEAQTDDSFPLFVSNLLHSRSLFEQRTYVIASHRREAIDELTGLTFDARPPAATVPRVGLMFSGQGGEHRDMGRELYTHEALFKAELDAFDPICQDVFGASAADLLFDPLINGEIEEDIARSQPMTFALQVAMARLFLSSGIGPVKLFGHSLGEYAAACVAGVFTAEQGFRMLVQRSRLLDSLGDIGAMVVLGGDHECALRLIERTPGALSIAALNAVNNTAVSGTLEAVELLLKNADAAGVSATRLKISRPGHSSLLDPLLGRFEAYLDSVELSPPVRPFISTVTGRLAGDEVATSHYWRRQLREAVNFRASVAAALELGCTHLVEIGPKATLSGLVLGEAGDRLSMLPMARGGPKDHRQYLTVLGELFQAGADVYIPVQQGRVPVLAGLPTYPFQRVRCWIETSEPVHALAEHTYKTVWQSLTVERMDSHSASGQKALFLAPKEVVSEAETRYLENTFGQFHCVALNCFMGIDASSREALDVIAAQDFDGMWKEYADGVDRVYLDLRWLRKNDASTAVSICARVLNLLRSVPDGYDRRPQFCLLFATAANRDEGMSLNPVANSVVGMLRSVLIEEPDWKVTVLNFIREQSPTGIEDASPIVLLPLTDELVVTVRQAQAFVPRLERTMDSHDARFSFPADHSYLLIGGAGGIGRQLIESLCADQIRCIHVIGRSALPGEAMQALMIRYPSVRYLGFDLSSDLGRDECAKWLQSAAIGKVTIFNLAVDLHDQLSSEVQIADLQRSFEAKCTSVLTLYQLLCDQGRAIDCVFNFSSATSILGNGGQSTYGAASAFLDAAHEALFPLASRVLTVNWGVWGDAGKLRDNYQRMQVLKASGLNSHSSEQGLLFIRQLLVGPSRIVGFMNIDAKVLCDRSWVCAQFLEQLVTDDCNKDRTRPVSVSARLLECADETQVGSVLETWLVATIDSLVGLEVSSCGRYDMIKESGFKALGFDSLALVQLKNALVTQFDLQWTVKHFNSIQALSELHAALVSHVSQPAWRAAHRERYGSVDMDMQGTAVSLQQMRWISLIGKDYGLRVIPYLIYCRFNAEHCRKALFQVVDEHRLLRTFFPQGRPTVRTTAEVLQDFGALFTDLSSQTAADKTQHIAARVQAMAQALPKPEDNVTWAIHFIDVGEPFFIALLGVQHLEFDGKSLTLLFDRFGECLHRLAEHQLLTCIDHDVDYADYARLQQQYLNQQWATDAGFFKGLYNAFEGPTVLPAHPGFTSISACSSSRYSVEVAGVNRILSELAERHGFSVFNAILYVYATTMADVIGCNQLIISAINSGRGLSEVNNVIGPFTSPLPVPITVHHDWLSGISMVARTLEAIQGYPLMHPSMLIGEVSAFSGMAHDTYFSDVGINFLNYRHTAEAPGKVRIEGVEILGPVSEGLLSGANVEDMRRVPGLHLVVEINGDDLRFNFWFHTQRFSTAEVEGWGYRMVQHLKQLLSLARTTDEC, from the coding sequence ATGCACGATCATGAGGAGTATCAACGACCGTCGGATGAGAGTGGCATCGCGATTGTCGGTATGTCTTGCCGTTTTCCAGGGGCAACATCGATTCACCAATACTGGCAAAACCTGTTGAACGGTGTTGAAAGCATTCATATCGAGACCTACGCGGACGGGCAAATTCTGGCCCGCGCCGAACTTCCGGGTATAGAAGACTTCGATTACGGTTTTTTTGGGTTCAGCTACAAGGAGGCCCAGTTGCTGGATCCCCAGCACAGGGTCTTGCTCGAGTGCGCGTGGGAGGTGCTGGAGGATGCATCGTTGCACGCGCAGACTGGTTCTGTTGGCGTGTTCTGCGGTGCTGGCCCCAGTTCCTATTTCATCAACAACGTTCACGGTCTGCGTGCCCGCGACAGCGCCTGCGGCTTGTATCAATCCTCCGAGGCTCTGGCGCAGTTCATGGCCTCGGACAAAGAGTTCCTCGCCAGTCGCATCGCTTACAAACTCAACTGTTGCGGTCCAGCAGTAAACGTTCAGGCTGCCTGTGCGACGTCGATGTTCGGTATTCAGGCCGCCATTCAGGCGCTATTGCTGAGGGAGTGCGATGCGGCACTGGTCGGTGCCGCCGCGGTCTCTGTTCCGCAATCAATCCCCTACTATTTCGAGCCCGGCATGCCATTCAGCGCCGATGGGCATTGTCGTCAGTTCGATGTCAAGGCCAGCGGAACAGTGTTCGGTTCGGGTGCAGCGGTAGTTGGACTGAAGAGGCTCGGTGACGCTCTGGCCGACGGTGATCAGATCCATGCGGTGATTCGCTCGGTTGCCACCAACAACGATGGTGCTCATCGAGCGGGCATGTCGGCGCCTTCTGTGGCCGGGCAGGCTCGGGTCATTCGCGAGGCACTCGATATCGCCGGTGTCGGTCCCGAGCAGATCAGCTACGTCGAGGCCCATGGCACTGCGACCCCCATTGGCGACCCCATCGAAATCAAGGCCCTGGCCAATGCCTTTGCCGACCGTGACCGCGAACACACCTGTTACCTGGGGAGTGTCAAAGGCAATATCGGGCACTTGGGATGGGCGGCCGGGATGGCCGGTCTGATCAAGGCAGTCCTGATCGCTCGGCACAAGGTTATTCCGCCGACCCTCAACTTCGAACAGTACAACCCGCAGCTGTACATTGAGGAAACCCCCTTTACCGTCAACCGGCAACAAGTGGTCATCACGACGCCTCATGTCATCGTCGGGGTCAGCAGTTTCGGCCTGGGTGGCAATAACTCGCACTTGATTGTCGAGACAGCGCCGGCACCGAAGGTTGACAGTTCATCAATCGATCATGAGCGGTTATGCCTGATTCCCGTCTCGGCCAGAGAACGCGACGGCCTACAGCAGCTGTGCGCCGGGTACCGACAGTTTCTCGAGGCTCAAACGGACGACAGTTTCCCGCTATTCGTCTCCAATCTTCTGCATTCCAGATCATTGTTCGAGCAGCGCACGTACGTCATCGCCAGCCATCGCAGGGAAGCCATCGACGAACTGACTGGGTTGACCTTCGACGCTCGGCCGCCGGCGGCGACCGTGCCACGGGTTGGCCTGATGTTTTCCGGTCAAGGCGGCGAACATCGGGACATGGGGCGAGAGCTCTATACCCATGAAGCGCTGTTCAAAGCCGAACTGGATGCGTTCGACCCGATCTGCCAGGACGTCTTCGGTGCCTCTGCCGCAGATCTGTTATTCGATCCTCTAATCAACGGGGAAATCGAGGAGGATATTGCTCGCTCGCAGCCCATGACATTTGCACTGCAAGTGGCGATGGCACGCCTGTTCCTCAGTAGTGGCATCGGCCCCGTGAAACTATTCGGGCACAGCCTGGGTGAGTATGCGGCAGCCTGCGTCGCGGGTGTGTTCACTGCCGAGCAGGGTTTCCGGATGCTTGTGCAGCGCAGCCGATTGCTGGATTCGCTGGGAGACATCGGGGCCATGGTAGTCCTTGGGGGCGATCACGAGTGCGCGTTGAGATTGATTGAGAGAACGCCAGGCGCGCTGTCGATTGCCGCTTTGAACGCGGTAAATAACACTGCGGTATCTGGAACGCTGGAAGCGGTTGAGCTGCTCCTAAAAAACGCGGACGCCGCCGGGGTGAGCGCAACGCGATTGAAGATTTCACGCCCTGGGCACTCCTCTTTGTTAGACCCGTTACTGGGCCGATTTGAAGCCTATCTGGACAGCGTCGAACTGAGCCCACCTGTTCGTCCGTTCATTTCCACTGTAACGGGAAGACTGGCTGGCGATGAGGTGGCGACCTCGCATTATTGGCGTCGTCAGTTGCGTGAAGCCGTGAATTTCCGAGCGAGCGTTGCCGCTGCACTTGAACTGGGTTGCACTCACCTGGTCGAGATCGGGCCGAAAGCCACGCTGTCAGGTCTGGTGCTCGGTGAGGCCGGAGACCGTTTGAGTATGCTGCCCATGGCGCGGGGCGGGCCAAAGGATCATCGACAGTATTTGACGGTGTTGGGTGAGTTGTTCCAGGCGGGCGCCGATGTTTACATCCCCGTCCAACAAGGGCGAGTGCCGGTACTGGCAGGTTTGCCGACTTATCCTTTTCAGCGCGTTCGCTGTTGGATTGAAACGTCTGAGCCGGTTCACGCCCTGGCCGAACACACCTATAAAACGGTCTGGCAGTCTTTGACGGTAGAGCGGATGGACAGCCACTCGGCTTCCGGACAAAAAGCTTTGTTTCTCGCGCCGAAGGAGGTAGTCAGCGAGGCTGAAACCCGATACCTGGAAAACACCTTCGGCCAGTTTCACTGCGTTGCGTTGAATTGCTTCATGGGCATTGACGCATCGTCTCGTGAAGCTCTGGATGTCATTGCAGCGCAGGATTTTGACGGGATGTGGAAGGAGTACGCCGACGGCGTAGACAGGGTGTATCTCGACCTGCGGTGGTTGCGGAAAAATGACGCATCCACGGCAGTCAGCATCTGTGCGCGAGTCTTGAACCTGTTGCGCTCCGTACCTGACGGTTATGACCGGCGACCACAATTTTGTCTGTTGTTTGCCACGGCGGCCAACCGCGATGAGGGCATGAGCCTCAACCCGGTGGCAAATAGCGTCGTGGGCATGCTTCGCTCGGTGTTGATCGAAGAGCCTGACTGGAAGGTGACTGTCCTCAACTTCATCAGAGAGCAGTCGCCAACGGGTATCGAGGATGCCAGCCCGATCGTGTTGTTGCCGTTAACCGACGAGCTCGTCGTCACAGTCAGACAGGCGCAAGCCTTCGTGCCCCGGCTGGAAAGGACAATGGACAGCCATGACGCCCGCTTCAGCTTCCCTGCCGATCACAGTTACCTTCTGATCGGCGGTGCTGGCGGCATCGGCAGGCAGTTGATCGAAAGCCTTTGCGCTGATCAGATCCGCTGCATTCATGTTATCGGACGCTCGGCACTGCCTGGTGAAGCGATGCAAGCCCTGATGATACGTTACCCGAGCGTCCGGTATCTGGGGTTTGACCTTTCGTCCGATCTGGGGCGCGACGAGTGTGCGAAGTGGCTGCAAAGTGCAGCGATTGGCAAGGTCACCATTTTCAATCTGGCCGTCGATCTCCATGACCAGTTATCCAGCGAGGTTCAGATTGCGGATCTGCAGCGTTCGTTCGAGGCCAAATGTACGAGTGTCCTGACCCTTTACCAACTGTTATGTGACCAGGGACGGGCGATCGATTGTGTTTTCAATTTCTCTTCGGCCACTTCGATTCTGGGTAATGGCGGACAGTCGACCTATGGTGCGGCCAGTGCCTTTCTTGACGCCGCCCATGAGGCATTGTTTCCCTTAGCGTCCAGGGTACTGACAGTAAATTGGGGGGTGTGGGGTGATGCCGGAAAACTGCGCGATAACTACCAGCGAATGCAGGTGCTCAAAGCCAGTGGCTTGAACAGCCACAGCAGTGAACAGGGCTTGCTTTTTATCCGTCAGTTACTAGTCGGTCCATCCCGTATTGTTGGGTTCATGAACATTGACGCCAAGGTCCTGTGCGACAGATCTTGGGTTTGTGCACAGTTCCTTGAGCAGTTGGTGACTGATGACTGCAATAAAGACAGGACCAGACCAGTCAGCGTTTCGGCTCGCCTTCTCGAGTGTGCCGATGAAACCCAGGTGGGTAGCGTGCTTGAGACCTGGCTCGTAGCAACGATTGATTCGCTGGTCGGTCTGGAGGTGTCGAGCTGTGGACGCTACGACATGATCAAAGAGTCTGGCTTCAAGGCCTTGGGCTTTGACTCATTGGCGTTGGTGCAACTGAAGAATGCACTTGTCACGCAGTTTGACCTGCAGTGGACCGTCAAACACTTTAACTCCATACAGGCGTTAAGTGAGCTGCATGCTGCCCTTGTGTCTCACGTCAGTCAGCCGGCATGGCGTGCAGCCCATAGAGAGCGCTACGGTTCTGTTGATATGGATATGCAGGGCACAGCGGTTTCATTGCAACAGATGCGGTGGATTTCGCTTATTGGCAAGGACTATGGTCTGCGCGTCATTCCCTATTTGATTTACTGTCGCTTCAACGCTGAGCACTGCCGGAAGGCGTTGTTCCAGGTGGTGGATGAGCATCGGTTGTTGCGAACGTTTTTCCCGCAAGGGCGGCCAACAGTCAGAACCACTGCTGAGGTCCTCCAGGACTTTGGGGCGCTGTTTACGGATTTGTCTTCACAAACGGCTGCGGACAAAACGCAGCATATTGCGGCCCGTGTGCAGGCCATGGCGCAGGCGTTGCCCAAGCCTGAGGATAATGTGACCTGGGCGATACACTTTATCGATGTCGGGGAGCCATTTTTCATCGCGCTGCTAGGGGTTCAACATCTGGAGTTCGACGGCAAATCCCTGACCCTGTTGTTTGATCGGTTTGGCGAGTGCCTGCATCGCCTCGCTGAGCATCAGCTGCTGACTTGTATCGATCACGACGTTGACTATGCCGACTATGCACGACTCCAACAGCAGTACCTGAACCAGCAATGGGCTACCGATGCCGGCTTCTTCAAGGGACTATACAACGCCTTTGAAGGCCCTACCGTTTTGCCCGCACACCCGGGTTTCACATCTATTTCCGCTTGTTCGTCATCCCGGTATAGCGTCGAAGTCGCCGGTGTTAACCGAATTTTGAGCGAGCTGGCCGAGCGCCACGGGTTTAGCGTGTTCAATGCAATTTTGTATGTTTATGCGACGACTATGGCCGACGTCATCGGTTGCAATCAGCTGATTATCAGTGCGATCAACAGCGGGCGTGGATTGAGTGAAGTCAACAACGTGATCGGTCCGTTCACCTCTCCGTTGCCGGTACCGATCACGGTGCATCACGACTGGTTGAGTGGCATCTCAATGGTCGCACGCACGCTGGAGGCCATTCAGGGTTATCCACTCATGCACCCGTCCATGTTGATCGGTGAAGTGTCGGCGTTTTCCGGGATGGCACATGACACCTACTTTTCGGACGTGGGCATCAACTTCCTCAACTATCGCCACACCGCTGAGGCCCCGGGAAAGGTTCGGATCGAAGGAGTGGAGATCCTCGGTCCTGTATCGGAGGGGTTGCTGTCAGGGGCCAACGTCGAAGACATGCGGCGAGTACCGGGCCTGCATCTGGTGGTCGAAATCAACGGCGATGATTTGCGCTTCAACTTCTGGTTCCACACCCAGCGTTTCTCGACCGCCGAAGTTGAAGGCTGGGGGTATCGCATGGTGCAGCACCTGAAGCAACTACTTAGCCTTGCGAGGACAACCGATGAGTGCTGA